A portion of the candidate division KSB1 bacterium genome contains these proteins:
- a CDS encoding type II toxin-antitoxin system VapC family toxin, with amino-acid sequence MIVDTDVLIWYSRKNENAIKLIHSLNDFSISVITYMEIIQGVRNKDELNHFKKALSILNVNVLQINDMISTKAMFFIEQYTLSHSMELADALIGASAIITKIPLITGNDKHYKHLPGLEIQKFNK; translated from the coding sequence TTGATTGTCGATACTGATGTGTTAATCTGGTATTCAAGAAAAAATGAAAATGCCATTAAGTTAATTCACTCTCTAAATGATTTTTCCATTTCGGTAATTACCTATATGGAAATTATACAAGGGGTAAGAAATAAAGATGAATTAAATCATTTTAAAAAGGCGCTAAGCATATTGAATGTTAATGTGCTGCAAATCAATGATATGATTTCAACCAAAGCGATGTTCTTTATAGAACAATACACGCTAAGTCATTCAATGGAACTAGCAGATGCTTTGATTGGGGCGAGTGCTATTATTACAAAAATACCTTTGATTACCGGAAATGATAAACACTATAAACATCTGCCTGGCCTGGAAATCCAAAAATTTAACAAATGA